The nucleotide sequence ttttttttttttaatgataggttaaggaaaataaaatatagatagAGGGAGCCCAAGAAGGGGGCCACCTCCCAAATACATGGGAGCTATACAAGTACTTCTGAGAAGAGGTAAAACATTGACGACATTTGCATCCCTCTAACTGGAGGATGCCTTCATATCATTGAAATCTTAAATAGATAATATCCTCCCATCATGAATTCTATTTTCCGGTCATCAAGGCACAACCTCTTTGATCTTCTGAATTGGTGCATCCGCCCCCTCAAAGACCCTTCTGACAAGTTCCCTTGCTATCACTTCATGaccaaaaatttgaaatatttattagtTGTGTACATAAACTTATTGGAAGGATGATTGCAAATATTGGAAATAATTTCATATAGAAGTTGTATGTGTTTAATTATTGGAAGGATGATTGCAAGCATATTAATTTTGTGCCaactaataatattgttttctttatttattattgttgttgttggtggtggtggtggtggtggtggtggtggagtgtgtgtgtgtgaattacactttttttctaatgaaatgaaataatgaactttaaaaggcctcaatatttataaaaataagctGTGAATTCCTAGTGCCATGATAAGTTCTTAACACCTTGGCAATCATCAGATATTGTACCGCCTAGGAAGACTGATCCACTCTTTTGAATAATGGAGTAAGTTACTCAGCTTCAAAATTATTGTCCAGATTGTTTGTTCTACTGGAAGGGATAATTCTAATGAAACCAGGCGATTCAATTTCTCTGTTTGCTGGCTCATGCTCTTGGATCCATGTTAACAGTCTAACCTGCCATGTCTGCTTCTAAAACTTGCAGCTAAACTTAGGTATACCAAAGCTAACTCCAGTAGATTGTAAAAGAACTTATAAATATACTTTATGTTCAGTCTATTGCCCATAGAGATTAATGCATCCATATGTTCTGAATGGCCATTGAACCAAAATATCAGGTATGCCTCTAGTTGATTTACTGGATTTTGTAGTTAACAACCTCAAATATTTAGTtatcaatgaaataaaaactCCAAACAGTTTGAAATCAAGTGTTTCTATGAGAGTGTTGGTTTGGGTGGGATGAGTTCTCCGTCTAAAGTCTTCTGTGTCATGGGGAAAGGTTGTTTCAATTGAATAAATTTACCCATTATTTTCGTTCCTATATGTTTTAGTTTAAGGTGGAGATGCATTTATAATTGTACCTCCTATGTATGTAAATTTGTTCTAATTGAAGCTTTTAGTTTACATTTGTGTTAACCTTCTTAGTCAGTCCCCCCGAGATTTCCAACCTCCTGTAATGTTCAGGTTATGAAGTGTAATAGATAACCTCCCATGCAATGCTTCTACCATGTACCCATTTAATGACTGCTTTAGAGTTCCTACACTGCCAGACCAGAACTCATTACAATGGTGTTTGAATTATGAGGATGAATAGctggattaaaaaaatttcatttgtcCTTTCCATAAGCATTCCATGAGCCACTAACTTGTAACAGGTTCCTTTAAGTTCTGGATATACTGATATACAGTCAAATTAGATCTGTGTTCACAACTTTGCCTGGGAAATGGTACTTGGGGCAAACATTGGGTAGTCTTGATCATGACATTGTGCTAAAAGTTTTGGAGTTCCAAATTTTGAAATGGTTGGGTTAGGGTTCAAGAAGGCAATCCTACTAGAATTCAAATGAGATTCATTTACATATTATTTGCTTGTCTGTGTcaatctttttgttcaatgtttTCTGTTTACATCAatcttttcttgtatttttacAAGTGCAATCCTtggaatattttgatttatagaCCTGTCGTGATCTTCCACAGGTGGAGCCAAAGCGTAGGAAGAGATGAGCACATCCAGAGGCCAGGAGTTGTGGTGCAAGGCTTGACTCTTACACATTTAGCTCTTGCATTGTTGTTGTGTGAGTTGTACAGTGCAGAGAACCATGCTGTGCTTTGCTCAGACTGGAGGCTTCTAGTAATTTATGTCTTTTGTCTCTGGAGATATGTATGCAATGCTAGATTTAGGATATTACTTTGTAATATACATTCTGTGCAGAAAGATGATTCAGATTTAAGGCGACTTCTCTAAGAACACTCTGAACCCAAAGGTTTGTGGTAAAAAAAACCATGGATTCCCAGTTTTTGGTAGCTTTGCGAAAACCATGAAAATCCCTTTGCTCTTCAGTTGGTAATTTTCCTCTTACAATATGAACTCTTATTCTGCGTCTCCTCAGCTCTACTTTTAAACCTTATGGGTTTGTAGAATGCCCCTTGCCATTTGAGCAAGCGGTACACAAACACAAACTAGATTGAATGGAAGGTACTGCACATTTGTTAATTGattcttccttttcctttcagTATTTCCTCCACCTTGATTTTTATCGTTTTTTAAGCTGTCCCTTGATTTATCATTTGTTCCCCAACCTCACAAGTGGTGGGGTACATGAAAAATAGCATGGAAAGGAACAATATGTACTCTGTGGGCCTGGATGGGATTGTATTGAAATTCATGAATATACTTTAATGCTGCTAGTTGAAAACACAGCATGAGCACACTTGTTGAAATCTTCGGACTGTCGGGTCCATGACCCGGACAACttaattggttttattttcaGCTAATGTTGCTGCAGCACAGCCATTAAAGCAAGCAAAGGTGAAGGAATATATCCCCTATCGAGGGCCACCCTAAACCCACAAAAGCCAATCTAAGGGGTGGTTGAAATTATTCAATATCATTATATTTCAATGTGGTTGGAAAAGGTTTAATGTGAATGGTGATCATGGTTACCCAATTGGATGTACAGCCACTCCGCCCAAGGtttattttgttctcttttgtctCTTTCAGAATAGGTTTGTTGGAGTGAGATTGGCAGTGACAACATTCACATACAGATACACATTCAAAAGTAGACAGTAACAGAAAGGCAACCGTTACATCAAAGTGGGCAGGTCTTTCTCTTAAAAGCACTAAATACCCAGCTTTATTCACGTCAACAGTGCTGTTAAGGAAGTGTGTTTTTGCATGGCTTATAAGGGTTCCTTCTCCTGATCATCCCTTCCAACTGAGCTATTCCTTAACCCCAACCCTCCATTTTTTCCTTCTGCTTTAACCATGGCGGCTAATGGAGATGTACCGGGTTCATTGCCATGTGCAGTGCTGCTTCTCCTACTCATGGCATTCATGGCTTGCCATGCAGAGGAACGTGGCATATACTTGGTTCTAATGGAAGGAGACCCGGTTGCATTTCATCGAGGTTCAGGGCCTCTCGAAGAAGGAAAAAGGGTTGAACCCAACAGGTGAGGAAGTAGTAGATGCTATGAttcaaatatattctaaaataaagCATGGGTTGAACAGTAATCTTACCGTACACCACTTTGTCTGGATGCTCAGTGAGGTTTACAAGGCTCATGCAAAGCACTTGGTGGATTCTCACGATCAACTCCTCCAGACCACTCTAGATTCTGGAAGCTACAACAAGCTTTACAGCTTCAAACACATTGTCAATGGATTTTCCGTCCATACCACCCCATCACAGGTCTCCTTTCTTTCTCCCTTGCTTCAAACCTTCATCTTTCTCTCCTACACAGCAAAAGGATTAACCATTTCTCGGGTACAATAATTCAGGCTAATAAACTCAAACATGCGCCAGGAGTAACGCTGGTGGAGAGAGATAGAGGGGCCAAGTTGATGACTACGTACACTCCTCAGTTCCTAGGGTTACCTGAAGGGATATGGAGCCAGGAAGGTGGAGATGCAAATGCAGGTGAAGGGCTTGTCATTGGTTTTGTGGACACAGGCATCAACCCACTGCACCCGAGCTTCGCTTACGATCCCACAAATCCTTACACCTCCAATACTTCACATTTTAAGGGGACCTGTGAGGCGGGTCCTGGATTTCCTGCAAGTTCCTGCAATGGTAAGATAGTTTCTGCGAGGTTCTTCTCAGCTGGGGCTCAAGCTGCTACTAATCTCAACACATCATATGACTTCCTCTCACCTCTTGATGCAGTTGGACATGGAaggtaaatatatatacatatatagagagagagtgagagaaagagattaGAAACtgtgtttttatcttttttttttggacttttTAGCAAGTTTATGACATTAGACTAATGTGAATTATTTAGCCACGTGGCTTCGACTGCTGCCGGAAACTCTGGAGTTCCAGTGGTCCTCAATGGCTTCTTCTATGGACGGGCCAGTGGGATGGCCCCACGAGCACGGTACGTTTCTGTTTGGTTGTGTTAAATGAATCAAACCATTGCTTTTGGTGAAGGTTGATGATGATGAGATGATGGTATTGTGTTATGTCTTCATCACTCTTTCTCTCCCTTTGAACAACAGAATTGCTGTGTATAAGGCTATATATCCAACTGTAGGAACTCTAACAGACGTGGTTTCCGCGATGGATCAGGTAATAATTCAGACTGATTTTCCACCTGGGTGGCCCTCTGATTAGATAAACCTAGCCACCTTACCACACTAAATGCAAGAATCTTCATGTTATGAATTTATAAAGATTTCACTGGTGGAATCCAGATGTTGCACCATCATTATCATAGGATGCATGCCATAATACTATATATGAATCGATTTGGttaccttcattttttctttatcctCTATTTTGGACCAGTTTTGCCTTCATTTTTGTCATGTCATAACAGAGATTAGAATTGGAAACAACCAAACTATTGGCCTTATGTTTATACTCAATAAGCTGATGAtcatattctttgttttttttacatAGTATCAGCAATGTTCATCCGCAAAAAAATTGATGTAAACGGATAAAAATCACTAGCTGAacttaataaatcaaaatgatcTAACTGGGTTCTTATCAAGAAACAGTAaaatgcatgcatgcatgcaacTGTATTACACCATTGTGTGATGAATTCCCAccttaaaaaaaaggaagggtTTTAGATTAAAAGCGCCATCGATGGATACTTCTTGTTCAACTCTTTAGTATTCAGAAACCCAATTGGTGGAACACAgcataaaggaaaaaagatgaATCTGTTTCTTGATGACAGGCAACAATGGATGGAGTAGATGTCTTGACACTGTCCATTGGACCAGACACACCCCCAGAAGACACAATGACCTTCTTAAGTGTGTTCGATATTTTCATGTTATTTGCAAGGAGAGCTGGTGTTTTCGTGGTGCAAGCTGCCGGAAATCAGGGGCCTGGTCCTTCCACTGTAGTGTCCTTCAGCCCTTGGGCTGTGGGAGCAGCTGCTTCCAGCACAGACCGAAGTTATCCTAGCACTCTTGTGCTTGGAAATGGACAAAGAATTGGCGGTGTGGGATTATCAGGTAACTTTTGTTTTTGGGCTCATCGTTGCTAAGAGCTTGTTTAGCAGTGGTTCTAGGAAGGGTTTCTAGTCTTTTTAGCACTTAGAAACAACCTTTctaataaaagttttcaaatactAGAAAAGTTATAAGTGTTTCCTAGAATCAATCTAATAGCAGTATTAGCACTAAGATGTGGGATTATCAGGTAGTTTCCATCTAGAGATTCTCATTCATTCTACTGATAATGTTTCTGTCACTTAGGACCAACCTTGGGAAATGGTTTACTTCAATATAAGCTGGTGTTGGCCAAGGATGCTGTTAAGGTGAATGGGACATTCCCAAGGACTGCACAGTATGTTGAGGAGTGCCAATTTGCTGAAGCACTGGACCCTCTTCTAGTGCAAGGCAGTGTTGTTATCTGCATCTTCTCGACAGGCTTCTTTAATGGAAACTCTACCCTCACTGCCATCATTGACACAGCAAGAGCCCTAGGATTCATGGGGTTTGTTCTAGTTGCAAACCCCAACTACGGCGATTTCATAGCAGAACCCTTGCCATTTTCTGTTCCAGGGATTTTGATTCCAAGAGTTGCTGAAACACAGGTGTGGATGATAACATATATAATGGAAAACTATAGCCTATGCTCTTAACCAAAGGTAAATGAGAATGAGTTGTCTTATCTTCTTGGTTTTTTCAGATTATAGCACAATACTATGAACAGCAAACATACAGAGATCAGACAGGACTTGCAGTCAGGTTTAGTGGGAGAGCAGCTATAGGGG is from Vitis riparia cultivar Riparia Gloire de Montpellier isolate 1030 chromosome 10, EGFV_Vit.rip_1.0, whole genome shotgun sequence and encodes:
- the LOC117922932 gene encoding subtilisin-like protease SBT2.4, translating into MAANGDVPGSLPCAVLLLLLMAFMACHAEERGIYLVLMEGDPVAFHRGSGPLEEGKRVEPNSEVYKAHAKHLVDSHDQLLQTTLDSGSYNKLYSFKHIVNGFSVHTTPSQANKLKHAPGVTLVERDRGAKLMTTYTPQFLGLPEGIWSQEGGDANAGEGLVIGFVDTGINPLHPSFAYDPTNPYTSNTSHFKGTCEAGPGFPASSCNGKIVSARFFSAGAQAATNLNTSYDFLSPLDAVGHGSHVASTAAGNSGVPVVLNGFFYGRASGMAPRARIAVYKAIYPTVGTLTDVVSAMDQATMDGVDVLTLSIGPDTPPEDTMTFLSVFDIFMLFARRAGVFVVQAAGNQGPGPSTVVSFSPWAVGAAASSTDRSYPSTLVLGNGQRIGGVGLSGPTLGNGLLQYKLVLAKDAVKVNGTFPRTAQYVEECQFAEALDPLLVQGSVVICIFSTGFFNGNSTLTAIIDTARALGFMGFVLVANPNYGDFIAEPLPFSVPGILIPRVAETQIIAQYYEQQTYRDQTGLAVRFSGRAAIGEGRISFFTGRAPIVSRFSSRGPDFIDKSRKPVDVLKPDILAPGHQVWAAWSPISILDPILSGYGFALLSGTSMATPHVAGIAALIKQYNPSWTPSMIASAMSTTATIVDNLGEPIMAEGYDIGSLYLSTHFDFGAGFISPNHAIDPGLVLTSGFEDYISFLCSLPNVNPATIRAITGGVCTQLLNHLSDLNLPSVTISELRGTLLVRRNVKNIGSKQETYLCSVIPPKGVMVSLNPPSFTIVPQGTQDLEIQLNVTQAMEDYSFGGIILTGSLNHIVRIPISVLPVSV